One candidate division WOR-3 bacterium genomic window carries:
- a CDS encoding KamA family radical SAM protein, translating to MKILTSSSSLKDARKRIFDYLNNTENELENVISDKFYENIHVLEIENAKECIRVLKNIFRTKNEQIAEFSALNLLYRIAVNEITDMKRVNPAFLTEMLFLIKGVNCMSEIYEEVYTKVQDPERKVRSRMHKLDVFASGMETAFKRFKTGQDEEIVSMRRQMKKRILKFYRAGEDDWNKYKWHLSNVITSPEQLVSLVKLSQEEFEGVETAVKNHIPFQITPYYLSLFNPDGRSEHDRTVRAQVLPTVYYCRKIAWSRVKEIDMDFMGEKFTSPVPGITRRYPNIVILKPYDSCPQICVYCQRNWEIKNIERAVFSKDQNEKAVKWIKENPQITEVLITGGDPLTLGNTYLNELLESLAKIEHLERIRIGTRTLVTIPFRINERFLEILKKYHEPGKREICVVTHVESPLELTEDTIEAVTKIKQCGIGVYNQQVFTYYNSKRFETAFLRKMLKLCGIDPYYSFNTKGKDETKEFMVPIARIQQERREEARLLPGMVRTDEPVFNIPELGKSHLRAGQDHEIIMIMPDGRRVFRFYPWEMKISLSDDYIYTDVGIYDYLKRLEEDGEKVEEYKTIWYYF from the coding sequence ATGAAAATACTGACTTCATCTTCTTCTCTGAAAGACGCGAGGAAGAGAATTTTCGATTACCTGAACAACACGGAGAACGAACTCGAGAACGTAATATCGGACAAGTTCTACGAGAATATTCACGTCCTCGAAATTGAGAACGCCAAAGAATGCATAAGAGTTTTGAAAAATATTTTCCGGACAAAAAACGAGCAGATAGCAGAATTTTCGGCTCTCAATCTATTATACAGGATAGCCGTCAATGAAATAACGGACATGAAAAGAGTCAATCCGGCTTTTTTGACCGAGATGCTATTTCTTATAAAAGGCGTAAATTGTATGTCGGAGATATACGAGGAAGTCTATACAAAAGTTCAGGACCCCGAGAGAAAAGTCAGGTCGAGAATGCATAAGCTCGACGTTTTCGCTTCCGGTATGGAAACAGCTTTTAAGAGGTTCAAAACGGGACAAGACGAAGAAATAGTCTCCATGAGAAGACAAATGAAAAAAAGAATCCTGAAGTTTTACAGAGCGGGAGAAGACGACTGGAATAAATACAAATGGCATCTTTCAAACGTCATAACTTCCCCGGAGCAGCTCGTCAGCCTCGTCAAACTGAGCCAGGAAGAATTCGAAGGCGTTGAGACGGCGGTCAAAAATCATATACCGTTTCAAATAACGCCGTATTATCTTTCTTTGTTCAATCCCGACGGCAGATCCGAACACGACAGGACTGTCAGAGCTCAGGTTCTTCCCACCGTTTATTATTGCAGAAAAATCGCCTGGAGCCGGGTAAAAGAGATTGACATGGATTTTATGGGCGAAAAGTTTACTTCTCCAGTTCCAGGAATAACCAGAAGATACCCCAACATTGTGATTCTGAAACCTTACGATTCCTGTCCGCAGATTTGCGTTTATTGCCAGAGGAACTGGGAGATAAAGAATATTGAAAGAGCTGTTTTTTCAAAGGATCAAAACGAGAAGGCAGTCAAGTGGATAAAAGAAAATCCTCAGATAACCGAGGTGCTTATAACCGGCGGAGATCCCCTGACCCTCGGGAACACTTATCTCAACGAGTTGTTGGAAAGCCTCGCTAAAATTGAACACTTAGAGAGAATAAGAATTGGGACGAGAACACTTGTCACAATTCCTTTCAGGATAAACGAGAGGTTTTTGGAGATACTCAAAAAATATCACGAACCCGGAAAAAGAGAAATCTGCGTAGTCACGCATGTTGAAAGCCCGCTCGAACTCACGGAAGACACAATCGAAGCCGTCACAAAAATAAAGCAATGCGGCATAGGTGTTTACAACCAGCAGGTTTTTACTTATTACAACAGCAAAAGGTTCGAAACGGCATTTTTGAGAAAAATGCTGAAGCTTTGCGGGATTGATCCCTACTATTCTTTCAACACCAAAGGCAAAGACGAAACAAAGGAATTCATGGTCCCCATAGCGAGAATACAGCAGGAAAGGAGGGAAGAGGCAAGGCTTCTTCCCGGCATGGTCAGGACAGACGAACCGGTCTTCAACATTCCAGAGTTGGGGAAATCGCACCTGAGAGCCGGTCAGGACCACGAAATAATTATGATAATGCCGGACGGCAGAAGAGTTTTCAGATTTTATCCATGGGAGATGAAGATATCTCTGTCCGACGACTACATTTACACTGATGTAGGAATATACGATTATCTCAAAAGGCTCGAAGAAGACGGCGAAAAAGTCGAGGAATACAAGACCATCTGGTACTATTTTTGA